The following coding sequences are from one Canis lupus baileyi chromosome 19, mCanLup2.hap1, whole genome shotgun sequence window:
- the TM6SF2 gene encoding transmembrane 6 superfamily member 2 produces the protein MDIPPLAGKIAALSLGALPLSYVLSHVSALSHPLGLALMSALILGLLFVTIYNLSPGEIYYDPLYAVFAVFSFTSVVDLLIALQEDGYVVGFMDFYNKEGEPYLRTAHGIFICYWDGTVHYLLYLAMAGAIRRRKRYRNLGLYWLGSFIMTILVFLPGNILGKYSSEVRPTLFLAIPYVLVPCWAGMRIFNQSRAPTCCNPTMVQEEQRKGILRRPVDLALVIYLTLTGLFTFFRGLVVLDCPTDACFVYIYQYEPYLRDPVAYPKVQMLVYMFYVMPFYGLAAYALIFPGCSWLPDWALVFAGAVGQAQFSHMGASMHLRTPFTYRVPDDAWASFFGYNLLYALGPHLLAFRCLWWPAFFLRPPPGPLAHHKKEH, from the exons ATGGACATCCCGCCGCTGGCCGGCAAGATCGCGGCTCTGTCGCTCGGCGCCCTCCCCTTGTCCTATGTGCTCAGCCACGTCTCGGCGCTCTCGCA CCCCCTGGGGCTGGCATTGATGAGTGCCCTGATCCTGGGTCTTCTTTTTGTGACTATCTACAACTTGTCCCCCGGCGAGATCTACTATGACCCACTCTATGCTG TATTTGCTGTCTTCTCCTTCACCTCTGTGGTGGACCTCCTGATTGCTCTCCAGGAAGATGGCTACGTGGTGGGCTTCATGGACTTCTATAACAAGGAG GGAGAGCCCTACTTGCGCACTGCACACGGAATCTTCATCTGCTACTGGGATGGCACGGTTCACTACCTCCTCTACCTGGCCATGGCTGGTGCCATCCGCAGAAG GAAGAGATACCGGAACCTTGGACTATACTGGCTGGGATCTTTCATCATGACCATCCTCGTGTTCCTCCCAGGAAACATCCTTG GTAAATACAGCTCAGAGGTCAGACCTACCTTATTCCTTGCCATCCCCTATGTGCTAGTCCCATGCTGGGCTGGCATGAGGATCTTCAACCAGTCCAGGGCACCAACCTGCTGTAACCCCACTATG GTACAGGAGGAACAAAGAAAGGGCATCCTGAGACGTCCAGTTGACCTGGCCCTTGTCATATACCTCACCCTCACTGGACTCTTCACCTTCTTCCGGGGCCTG GTGGTGCTTGACTGCCCCACAGATGCCTGCTTTGTCTACATCTATCAGTACGAGCCATACCTACGGGACCCCGTGGCCTATCCGAAGGTGCAG ATGCTGGTGTACATGTTCTACGTTATGCCCTTCTATGGCCTGGCTGCCTATGCCCTCATCTTCCCTGGCTGTTCTTGGCTGCCTGACTGGGCCTTGGTGTTTGCTGGAGCTGTTGGCCAG GCACAGTTCTCACACATGGGTGCCTCCATGCATCTTCGCACGCCCTTCACCTACCGCGTGCCTGACGACGCCTGGGCCAGCTTCTTCGGGTACAACCTGCTATATGCGCTGGGTCCCCATCTGCTGGCCTTCCGCTGCCTGTGGTGGCCTGCCTTCTTCTTGCGCCCACCCCCTGGTCCTCTGGCACACCACAAGAAGGAGCATTGA